In a single window of the Candidatus Eisenbacteria bacterium genome:
- a CDS encoding FAD binding domain-containing protein, with product MAIETYLRVDSAEEAIRRMTEHAGRARFLAGGTDLLTGKPPDVVIDIRGLLSGVRRDGEDMVIGATATITEIGESEELARADGGLLRSCTRVFAHWQIRNAATLGGNIVNAVPCADLVPPLLVLDARCVLVGPEGSREEPLRSLFLGPKESAVGDRLLTEVRFRVPSPGTRSAFLKVGVNDEGLAVVNAAVLLEMDGKTCRRARLSLNSVAPTPIRVDEAEKELEGGPITEERIERAAEIARGVVRPISDQRAGAEYRTHMSAVLTRRVIRMALEGGEA from the coding sequence ATGGCGATCGAGACATACCTGCGAGTCGATTCGGCGGAAGAAGCGATCCGCCGCATGACCGAGCACGCCGGGAGGGCCCGTTTCCTCGCCGGCGGAACCGACCTGCTCACCGGAAAGCCGCCGGACGTGGTTATCGATATACGCGGCCTATTGAGCGGCGTGCGGCGCGACGGAGAGGACATGGTGATCGGGGCGACCGCCACGATCACCGAGATCGGCGAGAGCGAGGAACTCGCCCGGGCGGACGGCGGTCTTCTCCGCTCCTGCACCCGGGTCTTCGCCCACTGGCAGATCCGGAACGCCGCCACCTTGGGCGGCAACATCGTGAACGCCGTGCCCTGCGCCGACCTGGTGCCGCCCCTTCTCGTCCTCGACGCACGCTGCGTTCTCGTCGGCCCCGAGGGTTCCCGCGAGGAGCCGCTCCGCAGCCTCTTTCTCGGGCCGAAGGAGAGCGCGGTCGGCGACCGCCTCCTGACGGAGGTTCGTTTTCGCGTCCCCTCGCCGGGAACGCGGAGCGCCTTCCTGAAGGTGGGCGTAAACGACGAGGGGCTCGCGGTGGTCAACGCCGCCGTTCTCCTGGAGATGGACGGTAAGACGTGCCGGCGCGCCCGGCTCTCCCTCAATTCCGTGGCTCCCACGCCGATCCGGGTCGACGAGGCGGAGAAGGAACTGGAGGGGGGACCGATCACCGAGGAACGGATCGAGCGGGCGGCGGAGATCGCCCGCGGCGTGGTTCGTCCGATCAGCGACCAGCGCGCCGGCGCGGAGTACCGGACCCACATGAGCGCGGTGTTGACGCGCCGCGTGATCCGGATGGCGCTGGAAGGAGGGGAGGCGTGA
- a CDS encoding (2Fe-2S)-binding protein: MSGMDLHLTVNGDPVVFRIEPGDRLAGVLRREGYLGVKIGCGTGDCGSCTVLLNGDPVVSCLFLAAQAEGAEVTTVEGLARDGDLHPLQEAFLNEGAAQCGFCTPGILLTAKALLDRNPDPTEAEVRGALSGNLCRCTGYVNIVRAVLVAAERMRGGTA, encoded by the coding sequence ATGAGCGGCATGGACCTGCACCTGACCGTGAACGGCGACCCCGTGGTCTTCCGGATCGAACCGGGCGACCGTCTCGCCGGCGTGCTCCGCCGCGAGGGATATTTGGGCGTCAAGATCGGCTGCGGCACCGGCGATTGCGGAAGCTGCACCGTTCTTCTGAACGGCGATCCGGTGGTGAGCTGCCTGTTCCTCGCCGCGCAGGCGGAAGGGGCGGAGGTGACCACCGTGGAGGGGCTCGCCCGGGACGGAGATCTGCACCCGCTCCAGGAGGCGTTCCTCAACGAAGGGGCGGCGCAGTGCGGTTTCTGCACCCCCGGGATCCTTCTCACCGCCAAGGCGCTTCTCGACCGGAACCCGGATCCCACCGAAGCGGAGGTCCGGGGGGCTCTCTCCGGCAACCTCTGTCGGTGCACCGGTTACGTGAACATCGTCCGCGCCGTGCTCGTGGCCGCGGAGAGGATGAGAGGGGGGACGGCATGA
- a CDS encoding molybdopterin-dependent oxidoreductase, protein MSDRKNSVVGRNLWKVDGIDLVTGAPVYTDDFFEEGMLYGKILRSPHAHARIRSIDVSAAREMEGVHAVLCHENVVANPDPDRPDLFERIPYTSAGQDFPEPSPLDIFLFDRKVRYVGDRVAAVAAESEEIAAEALRRIRVDYEVLPPVFTVEDALREGAPVIHDEKDSTGAEDASRNRIGSIDVQLGDTEAGFAEADLVVEGTYQTQRMQHAQMELHVAIATFDGDGRLVLISSNQVPFHVRRHLARVLGLSIGRVRVIKPRIGGGFGGKQGMMVEEVAGALALASGQPVRVITNRFEDLNMVRVRHPMTVTAKVGIRGKERITAMEIDAKVDGGAYGAHSTTVPTNTGNKNLPRYRCANVRFRYVSAYTNLVPGGAMRGYGTTQGAFALESEMDEAAEKLGIDPVELRLRTTVREGDTDEVSPHMYEAKIEAAEPKGWPIHSCGLPQCLERGAEQFRWKERREAYAKHNAANPVVRKGVGMCCLSQGSGVASIDSANATVKMNEDGSVTLFTGAADLGTGADTVIAQIVAETLGIDLDEVTVYSGDTDLVPFDSGAYASSTSYISGGAALKAAQMVRDDLLALSADLIGEPAEDLELKDHKMVSRKTGRSVPIRDAATHVVYKKKVMISRTASHTSPVSPPPFAAVFADVEVDTETGEVRVKEILSAVDAGTILNPNLALGQVHGAIHMGLGLTMSEENLFDAEGRPTKKGLMDYKTFRAGNMPKLETILIETYEPTGPYGAKAIAEIPVNGPAPAIGNALKFALGVRIRRIPFTPERILHALGKI, encoded by the coding sequence ATGAGCGACCGGAAAAACAGCGTGGTCGGCCGGAACCTGTGGAAGGTGGACGGCATCGACCTGGTCACCGGCGCGCCGGTGTACACGGACGATTTCTTCGAGGAGGGGATGCTCTACGGCAAGATCCTCCGCAGTCCCCACGCCCACGCGCGGATCCGTAGCATCGACGTAAGCGCCGCGCGGGAGATGGAGGGGGTCCACGCCGTTCTCTGCCACGAGAACGTGGTGGCGAATCCCGACCCGGACCGCCCGGACCTGTTCGAGAGGATCCCCTACACGTCGGCGGGGCAGGATTTCCCGGAGCCCTCGCCGCTGGACATCTTCCTCTTCGACCGAAAGGTGCGTTACGTGGGGGACCGCGTGGCCGCCGTGGCGGCCGAGAGCGAGGAGATCGCCGCCGAGGCGCTTCGCCGGATCCGGGTCGACTACGAGGTGCTCCCGCCGGTGTTCACCGTGGAGGACGCCCTCCGCGAGGGGGCGCCGGTGATCCACGACGAGAAAGATTCGACCGGCGCGGAGGACGCCTCCCGCAATCGAATCGGCAGCATCGACGTGCAACTCGGCGACACCGAGGCGGGCTTCGCCGAAGCGGACCTGGTCGTCGAGGGAACGTATCAGACCCAAAGGATGCAGCACGCCCAGATGGAGCTGCACGTGGCCATCGCCACTTTCGACGGCGACGGGCGGCTCGTGCTCATCAGCTCCAACCAGGTCCCCTTCCACGTGCGCCGTCATCTCGCCCGCGTGCTCGGCCTTTCCATCGGCCGGGTTCGGGTGATCAAGCCGCGGATCGGCGGCGGCTTCGGCGGCAAGCAGGGGATGATGGTCGAGGAGGTGGCGGGCGCCCTCGCCCTCGCCTCCGGCCAGCCGGTGCGGGTCATCACGAACCGGTTCGAGGACCTGAACATGGTCCGCGTGCGGCACCCGATGACGGTCACCGCCAAGGTGGGGATTCGGGGAAAGGAACGGATCACCGCCATGGAGATCGACGCCAAGGTGGACGGCGGGGCCTACGGCGCGCACAGCACCACCGTGCCGACCAACACCGGGAATAAGAACCTGCCCCGTTACCGCTGCGCGAACGTGCGATTCCGTTACGTCTCGGCCTACACGAACCTGGTGCCCGGCGGCGCGATGCGCGGCTACGGCACCACCCAGGGGGCTTTCGCCCTGGAGAGCGAGATGGACGAGGCGGCGGAGAAGCTGGGCATCGATCCGGTCGAGCTGCGTCTCCGCACCACCGTGCGGGAGGGGGACACCGACGAGGTCTCCCCGCACATGTACGAGGCGAAAATCGAAGCCGCCGAGCCGAAGGGATGGCCGATCCACAGCTGCGGGCTTCCGCAGTGCCTCGAGCGGGGCGCCGAACAGTTCCGCTGGAAAGAGCGGCGCGAGGCCTACGCGAAGCACAACGCCGCGAATCCCGTGGTGCGCAAGGGCGTGGGGATGTGCTGCCTCTCCCAAGGGAGCGGCGTGGCGAGCATCGACTCGGCGAACGCCACGGTGAAGATGAACGAGGACGGCTCGGTCACCCTCTTCACGGGCGCGGCGGACCTCGGCACCGGCGCCGACACGGTGATCGCCCAGATCGTGGCGGAAACCCTCGGCATCGACCTGGACGAGGTCACGGTTTACTCGGGCGACACGGACCTAGTTCCCTTCGATTCCGGCGCCTACGCCTCCAGCACGAGCTATATCAGCGGCGGCGCGGCGCTCAAGGCGGCCCAAATGGTGCGGGACGACCTGCTCGCCCTGTCGGCGGATCTGATCGGCGAGCCCGCTGAAGATTTGGAATTGAAGGACCACAAGATGGTTTCCCGCAAGACCGGCCGTTCCGTTCCCATCCGGGACGCGGCGACCCACGTGGTGTACAAGAAGAAGGTGATGATCAGCCGGACCGCGTCGCACACGTCGCCGGTCAGCCCGCCCCCCTTCGCCGCGGTCTTCGCCGATGTGGAGGTGGACACCGAGACCGGCGAGGTCCGCGTGAAGGAAATCCTCTCCGCGGTCGACGCGGGGACCATCCTGAACCCCAACCTGGCCCTCGGCCAGGTGCACGGCGCGATCCACATGGGGCTCGGCCTGACGATGAGCGAGGAGAATCTCTTCGACGCCGAGGGGAGACCGACGAAGAAGGGCCTGATGGATTACAAGACCTTCCGGGCGGGGAACATGCCGAAGCTGGAGACGATCCTGATCGAGACCTACGAGCCGACGGGACCCTACGGGGCGAAGGCGATCGCCGAGATCCCCGTGAACGGCCCGGCGCCGGCGATCGGCAACGCGCTCAAGTTCGCCCTGGGCGTCCGGATCCGGCGTATTCCCTTTACGCCCGAAAGGATCCTCCACGCCCTCGGCAAGATCTGA
- a CDS encoding flavin reductase family protein: protein MTGCIVPRPIGFLSTVDAGGARNLAPFSFFSGVSATPPTVAVSIASRPGGPKDTLRNIEETGAFVVNTVDEAIAEAMNLASGDFPPEVDEFEAAGLTPVPSERVQPPGVAEAPIRMECRLDRVIRAGDPRIPVGIVLGVILLFHVRDDLWRRGAVDQERLRAIGRMGGAGYCRTRDLFFMDRPDAG, encoded by the coding sequence ATGACCGGTTGTATCGTGCCGCGGCCGATCGGGTTTCTCTCCACCGTGGACGCCGGCGGCGCCCGCAATCTCGCCCCCTTCAGCTTCTTCAGCGGCGTCTCCGCCACGCCGCCGACGGTGGCCGTCTCCATCGCCTCCCGCCCCGGCGGCCCGAAGGACACGCTCCGGAACATCGAAGAAACGGGCGCCTTCGTGGTGAACACGGTGGATGAAGCGATCGCCGAGGCGATGAACCTCGCCTCCGGCGATTTTCCGCCCGAGGTGGATGAGTTCGAGGCGGCCGGTCTGACGCCGGTCCCCTCGGAGAGGGTGCAGCCGCCGGGCGTCGCCGAAGCGCCGATCCGGATGGAGTGCCGCCTCGACCGGGTGATCCGCGCGGGCGACCCGCGGATACCGGTGGGGATCGTCCTCGGCGTGATCCTCCTCTTCCACGTGCGGGATGATCTGTGGCGGCGGGGCGCCGTCGACCAGGAGCGGCTCCGGGCGATCGGGAGGATGGGCGGCGCCGGTTACTGCCGCACCCGGGACCTCTTCTTCATGGACCGCCCCGACGCGGGCTGA
- a CDS encoding aminotransferase class I/II-fold pyridoxal phosphate-dependent enzyme, whose product MSRSSDKPERPRPLRRPMLIEKADRIHRLAVDPMEELERARRRAERRGFTVIDFTGADPDVLLPEGAPEPEGGGTLSSSAIRRAVAERFRAERGVRLDPEREILLLPHARDAFRLFALGFVDHGEVALLPDPGDPAYRAATTLAGGWPIGFPLHESRRHLPGLDRIEPEAARRARLLFIGYPARPLGAAPERPFYDELVRFARRNNIVVVQDATLAGAVAPGETPAGLLDHPEGRELGVEVHDLAPLFDCGGWRPGFAAGNREMLFAARTLLDRFPHPPLRTSLPLFRRVLDLPEEERRRVEALFRSRVDRVTEGLASLSWEVERPRAGHDLWVRVPQGTHSMRFASLLLRRAGVAVLPGALFGEFGHGHVLIRPNRDEASIDEALDRLRRMLPARRRVSEWFRRRRELLG is encoded by the coding sequence TTGTCCCGTTCCTCCGACAAGCCCGAGCGACCCCGACCCCTCCGTCGCCCCATGCTGATCGAAAAGGCGGATCGGATCCACAGGCTCGCCGTGGATCCGATGGAAGAGCTGGAAAGGGCGAGGCGGCGAGCCGAGCGGCGGGGCTTCACGGTGATCGACTTCACCGGCGCCGATCCGGACGTTCTCCTTCCGGAGGGAGCGCCGGAACCGGAAGGGGGAGGGACGCTCTCCTCCTCCGCGATCCGGCGGGCCGTGGCGGAACGCTTCCGGGCGGAGCGCGGGGTCCGTCTCGACCCGGAGAGGGAGATCCTACTCCTCCCGCACGCGCGGGACGCCTTCCGTCTTTTCGCCCTCGGTTTCGTCGATCACGGCGAGGTCGCGCTTCTTCCCGATCCCGGCGATCCGGCCTACCGGGCCGCCACGACGCTGGCCGGCGGGTGGCCGATCGGTTTCCCCCTTCACGAGAGCAGGCGCCACCTTCCCGGCCTGGACCGGATCGAGCCGGAGGCGGCGCGCCGCGCCCGGCTCCTCTTCATCGGCTACCCCGCACGCCCCCTCGGCGCCGCGCCGGAGCGCCCCTTCTACGACGAACTGGTCCGCTTCGCCCGCAGGAACAACATCGTGGTGGTTCAGGACGCCACCCTCGCCGGAGCGGTGGCGCCCGGGGAAACGCCGGCCGGCCTCCTCGATCATCCCGAGGGGCGCGAGCTCGGGGTGGAGGTGCACGACCTCGCCCCCCTCTTCGACTGCGGCGGCTGGCGGCCCGGTTTCGCCGCCGGCAACAGGGAGATGCTCTTCGCGGCGCGCACCCTTCTCGATCGTTTTCCCCACCCGCCCCTCCGCACGTCGCTTCCCCTTTTCCGCCGCGTTCTCGATCTGCCCGAGGAGGAACGGCGACGCGTGGAGGCGCTCTTCCGGTCCCGCGTCGACCGGGTGACGGAGGGGCTCGCCTCTCTCTCCTGGGAGGTGGAGCGGCCGAGGGCCGGGCATGACCTATGGGTGCGCGTCCCCCAGGGCACGCACTCGATGCGTTTCGCCTCGCTTCTCCTCCGGCGCGCCGGCGTGGCGGTGCTCCCCGGCGCCCTCTTCGGCGAGTTCGGACACGGCCACGTCTTGATCCGTCCCAACCGGGACGAGGCGTCGATCGATGAGGCGCTCGACCGCTTGCGCCGGATGCTCCCCGCGCGCCGACGCGTCTCGGAGTGGTTCCGCCGGAGGAGGGAGCTGCTCGGGTGA
- the folK gene encoding 2-amino-4-hydroxy-6-hydroxymethyldihydropteridine diphosphokinase: protein MSVVHLGLGSNLGDRADRLRRALGELAAEGFRPDRLSSLYETEPRGPVTDQPLFLNGAARGLFDGEPRELLEAVRRVESRLGRRRLVDQGPRAIDVDILYFGNRVIDEPPDLVVPHPEIANRRFVLVPLAEIDPNLLHPVLKRSQRELLASTEDRGGVRMLRGEW, encoded by the coding sequence GTGAGCGTCGTCCACCTCGGCCTCGGCTCGAACCTCGGGGACCGCGCCGACCGCCTCCGCCGCGCCCTCGGCGAACTCGCCGCGGAGGGGTTCCGCCCCGACCGTCTCTCCTCTCTTTACGAAACGGAGCCGCGAGGGCCGGTGACGGACCAGCCCCTCTTCCTGAACGGCGCGGCGAGGGGCCTTTTCGACGGGGAGCCGAGGGAGCTGCTGGAGGCGGTCCGGCGCGTGGAGTCCCGTCTCGGCCGCCGCCGCCTCGTCGATCAGGGGCCTCGCGCCATCGACGTGGACATCCTCTACTTCGGGAACCGCGTGATCGACGAGCCGCCGGACCTGGTCGTTCCTCACCCGGAGATCGCGAATCGCCGATTCGTGCTCGTTCCCCTTGCGGAAATCGACCCGAACCTGTTACACCCGGTCTTGAAAAGGAGTCAGAGGGAGTTGCTCGCCTCCACCGAGGATCGCGGCGGCGTGCGCATGCTTCGAGGGGAGTGGTAG
- a CDS encoding deoxynucleoside kinase yields MEHRYIAVEGLIGVGKTTLARSIAGRLGATLNLEVVEENPFLKKFYDDIRSYAFQTQVFFLLSRFRQQQQLAQMSLFSERVVGDYIFAKDRIFASINLTDDEMVLYERLMEVMEKEIPKPDVVIYLRAGVPLLMERIRKRGRAFESSLTPDYLQVLQEAYNYFFSHYTSTPLLTVDANRTDFLGDPRLLDELLDQLARLKSGVAHFVPRREGKGR; encoded by the coding sequence ATGGAGCACCGTTACATCGCGGTGGAGGGGCTGATCGGGGTCGGCAAGACCACGCTCGCCCGCTCGATCGCGGGAAGGCTGGGCGCCACCCTGAACCTGGAGGTCGTGGAGGAGAATCCTTTCCTTAAAAAGTTTTACGACGACATACGGTCCTACGCCTTCCAGACGCAGGTCTTTTTCCTCCTCTCCCGGTTCCGGCAGCAGCAGCAGCTTGCGCAGATGTCGTTGTTCTCGGAGCGCGTGGTGGGCGACTACATCTTCGCCAAGGACCGGATCTTCGCGAGCATCAATCTGACCGACGACGAGATGGTGCTCTACGAACGTCTGATGGAGGTGATGGAGAAGGAGATCCCCAAGCCGGACGTCGTGATCTATCTGCGGGCGGGCGTGCCGCTCCTGATGGAGCGGATCCGGAAGCGCGGGCGCGCCTTCGAATCGAGCCTGACACCGGACTATCTTCAGGTTCTCCAGGAGGCGTACAACTACTTCTTCAGCCATTACACGAGCACACCCTTGCTCACGGTCGACGCGAATCGAACCGATTTCCTCGGCGATCCTCGGTTGCTGGACGAGCTTCTCGACCAGCTCGCCCGGTTGAAGAGCGGGGTGGCCCATTTCGTACCCCGGCGGGAGGGCAAAGGGAGATGA
- the panB gene encoding 3-methyl-2-oxobutanoate hydroxymethyltransferase, translated as MSEAERKKVTVRTLARLKRQGRKITMLTAYDYPTAGILDRTGVDVILVGDTVGMVVLGMETTLPVTMDEMIHHCAAVARARPRALLVGDMPFLSFTVSVRDTVRNAGRMVKEGGVEAVKLEGGRAMIPMVRAIARASIPVMGHLGLTPQSILRFGGYKVQGKRREEAERLVDAARGLEDAGCFAIVLEAIPADVAARVTERVSVPTIGIGAGPHCDGQVLVTHDLLGVYEERPPRFVKRYADLRGEMTRAFTEYVREVREGVFPAAEHCYESEEEKEG; from the coding sequence ATGAGCGAAGCGGAACGAAAGAAGGTGACCGTCCGGACGTTGGCGCGCTTGAAGCGGCAGGGCCGGAAAATCACCATGCTCACCGCCTACGACTATCCGACCGCCGGCATCCTCGACCGGACGGGGGTGGACGTGATCCTGGTGGGGGACACCGTCGGCATGGTGGTGCTCGGCATGGAGACCACTCTGCCGGTCACCATGGACGAGATGATCCATCATTGCGCCGCCGTGGCCCGCGCGCGTCCCCGAGCGCTTCTCGTCGGGGACATGCCCTTCCTCTCTTTCACGGTGAGCGTGCGCGACACGGTCCGGAACGCCGGACGCATGGTGAAGGAGGGAGGCGTGGAGGCGGTCAAGTTGGAGGGAGGGCGGGCGATGATCCCGATGGTGCGCGCCATCGCCCGCGCCTCGATCCCGGTGATGGGGCACCTCGGCCTCACCCCCCAATCGATCCTCCGTTTCGGCGGCTATAAGGTGCAGGGAAAGCGGCGGGAGGAGGCGGAACGCCTGGTCGACGCGGCGCGCGGCCTGGAGGACGCGGGCTGTTTCGCCATCGTCCTCGAGGCGATCCCCGCCGACGTGGCCGCGCGGGTGACGGAGCGCGTTTCCGTTCCGACCATCGGCATCGGCGCCGGACCGCACTGCGACGGCCAGGTCTTGGTGACCCACGACCTGCTCGGCGTCTATGAGGAAAGACCACCCCGGTTCGTCAAACGCTACGCCGATCTGCGGGGCGAGATGACGCGCGCCTTCACGGAGTACGTCCGGGAGGTGCGGGAGGGTGTTTTCCCCGCGGCGGAGCACTGCTACGAATCGGAGGAGGAGAAGGAAGGTTGA
- a CDS encoding pantoate--beta-alanine ligase yields MRGEATAARTARELRTLLDPMRSRGERIGFVPTMGALHEGHMSLVRGSMEECDRTVASIFVNPAQFGPGEDFDRYPRDEETDLEKLRGAGVDLVFLPSEEEIYGCGFRTFIEVEGISERLCGAVRKGHFRGVATVVWKLLALTNPERVYFGAKDAQQLVVIRRMVQDLGGPWTVRSLPTAREPDGLALSSRNRYLGAAERAAAPALHRALAEAKWRIEGGERETAAVVAAATETLAAEPLVRVEYVEAVRLADLEPPDRLEGDLLLAGAIRIGKTRLIDNLCLRVGESVEEILP; encoded by the coding sequence TTGAGAGGCGAAGCGACTGCGGCGCGGACAGCGCGCGAGCTGCGGACTCTCCTCGATCCGATGCGCTCGCGGGGTGAGCGGATCGGTTTCGTTCCCACCATGGGCGCGCTCCACGAGGGGCATATGAGTCTGGTGCGGGGGTCGATGGAGGAGTGCGACCGGACGGTGGCGAGCATTTTCGTCAACCCCGCCCAGTTCGGCCCCGGCGAGGATTTCGATCGCTACCCGCGCGACGAGGAAACGGACCTGGAGAAGCTCCGCGGCGCCGGCGTCGACCTGGTCTTTCTTCCGTCGGAGGAGGAGATCTACGGCTGCGGTTTCCGCACCTTCATCGAGGTGGAGGGGATTTCGGAGCGGCTCTGCGGCGCGGTTCGGAAGGGTCATTTCCGGGGGGTGGCGACCGTGGTGTGGAAGCTGCTCGCCCTGACGAATCCGGAGCGGGTCTACTTCGGCGCCAAGGACGCGCAGCAGCTGGTGGTGATCCGGCGGATGGTCCAGGACCTGGGCGGGCCCTGGACCGTGCGCTCCCTGCCGACGGCGCGCGAGCCGGACGGCCTAGCGCTCAGCTCCCGCAATCGGTACCTCGGCGCCGCGGAGCGAGCCGCCGCGCCGGCGCTTCACCGCGCCCTCGCCGAGGCGAAGTGGCGGATCGAGGGAGGGGAGAGGGAGACGGCGGCGGTGGTCGCCGCGGCGACGGAGACGCTGGCGGCGGAGCCCCTCGTCCGAGTCGAGTACGTGGAGGCGGTCCGCCTCGCCGACCTCGAGCCGCCGGACCGGTTGGAGGGGGACCTGCTGCTCGCCGGCGCGATCCGGATCGGGAAGACGCGGCTCATCGACAATCTCTGCCTGCGCGTCGGGGAGAGCGTGGAGGAGATCCTGCCGTGA
- a CDS encoding NTP transferase domain-containing protein: MTERAAVVLAAGEGTRMKSSLPKVLHDLEGKPLLAWVLDAVVDAGFERTIVVVGHGGDRVREEMAGRDVEFVWQRERKGTGHAVMQAMPSLEGFEGTVAVLSGDVPLVRAATMRAMAERHEGEGAAATLVTVRVEDPTGYGRIVRDGAGRVARIVEQKDADEGERRIDEINAGTYCFRAAPLFETLPKLGADNAGGEYYLTDTIGAFVERGLPVLPFPVEDGWEFFGINTREHLRLAALRLRESSDG; this comes from the coding sequence GTGACGGAACGCGCGGCGGTGGTCCTCGCCGCGGGCGAGGGGACCCGCATGAAGTCCAGCCTCCCCAAGGTGCTTCACGACCTGGAGGGGAAGCCCCTTCTGGCCTGGGTGCTCGACGCCGTCGTCGACGCCGGCTTCGAGAGGACGATCGTCGTGGTCGGCCACGGCGGTGATCGGGTGCGCGAGGAGATGGCGGGCCGGGATGTGGAGTTCGTCTGGCAGAGGGAGAGGAAGGGGACCGGCCACGCCGTGATGCAGGCAATGCCGTCGCTCGAGGGTTTCGAGGGAACGGTGGCGGTTCTCTCCGGCGACGTGCCTCTCGTGCGCGCGGCGACGATGCGGGCGATGGCGGAGCGGCACGAGGGGGAGGGGGCGGCGGCGACGCTGGTCACGGTCCGCGTGGAGGACCCGACCGGATACGGACGGATCGTCCGGGACGGGGCGGGGCGGGTGGCGCGGATCGTGGAACAGAAGGACGCCGACGAGGGGGAGCGGCGGATCGACGAGATCAACGCCGGAACCTACTGTTTTCGGGCCGCCCCTCTGTTCGAGACGCTCCCGAAACTCGGCGCCGACAACGCCGGCGGCGAGTACTACCTCACCGACACGATCGGCGCGTTCGTGGAGCGCGGCCTTCCGGTCCTCCCGTTTCCGGTGGAGGACGGTTGGGAATTTTTTGGAATCAACACGCGGGAACACCTTCGCCTGGCCGCCCTGCGGCTCCGGGAGAGTTCCGATGGATAG
- a CDS encoding HIT domain-containing protein: MDRLWATWRMPYIDTLKEEEKQKKCGCFLCEKPKENKDEETCILLRGVKTFVILNMFPYNPGHLLIAPYRHVGTFHGLDDEERREILEQLALIERAMGEVFAPDGINMGVNIGRAAGAGVPGHIHFHMVPRWQGDCNFMPVLCDTKVIPQGIHDVWRRLREALVRMGEEAEKER, encoded by the coding sequence ATGGATAGACTGTGGGCGACCTGGCGCATGCCTTACATCGACACGCTCAAGGAGGAGGAGAAACAGAAGAAGTGCGGCTGTTTTCTCTGCGAGAAGCCGAAGGAGAATAAGGACGAAGAGACCTGCATTCTTCTGCGGGGCGTGAAAACCTTTGTGATCCTCAATATGTTTCCCTATAATCCGGGCCACCTTTTGATCGCCCCTTATCGGCATGTCGGCACCTTCCATGGTCTGGATGATGAGGAGCGCCGGGAGATTCTGGAGCAGCTCGCGCTGATCGAGAGGGCGATGGGAGAGGTGTTCGCGCCCGACGGCATCAACATGGGCGTCAACATCGGTCGCGCCGCGGGCGCCGGCGTCCCCGGGCACATCCATTTTCACATGGTCCCCCGCTGGCAGGGAGACTGCAATTTCATGCCCGTGCTTTGCGACACGAAGGTGATCCCCCAGGGGATCCACGATGTCTGGCGCCGTCTCCGTGAGGCGCTGGTCCGGATGGGCGAAGAGGCGGAAAAGGAACGTTAG
- a CDS encoding LytR C-terminal domain-containing protein: MARGGRKKKKAPRRKASPAERFGRAAQRFFIAVTALGIAVYLLPLSSRMVEENADDTASSAPVAGEIKVQVLNGCGEPDMALQVARYLRTRGCDVVEMGNANHFHYRNTRVVAKSGVPEMARRVRDALGVGELASDPDSTLLLDVTVLIGADCVPFPPLGAEREEDPESDDGDRR, encoded by the coding sequence ATGGCGCGCGGCGGTCGAAAGAAAAAGAAAGCGCCCCGGCGGAAAGCGAGCCCCGCGGAGCGGTTCGGAAGGGCGGCACAGCGGTTCTTCATCGCCGTAACCGCCCTCGGCATCGCCGTGTATCTGCTCCCTCTTTCGAGCAGGATGGTGGAGGAGAACGCCGACGATACCGCTTCCTCCGCTCCCGTTGCCGGCGAGATCAAGGTGCAGGTGCTGAACGGCTGCGGCGAGCCGGACATGGCGCTCCAGGTCGCCCGCTATCTGCGGACCAGGGGCTGCGATGTCGTGGAGATGGGGAACGCGAACCACTTTCACTACCGGAACACCCGGGTGGTGGCCAAGTCGGGCGTTCCGGAGATGGCGCGCCGGGTCCGGGACGCCCTCGGCGTGGGAGAGCTCGCGTCGGATCCGGACAGCACACTCCTGCTGGACGTGACGGTTTTAATCGGTGCGGACTGCGTCCCCTTCCCGCCGCTCGGCGCCGAGCGGGAAGAGGATCCCGAAAGCGACGACGGCGACCGGAGGTGA
- the tatA gene encoding twin-arginine translocase TatA/TatE family subunit yields the protein MGLGGIGFQELLIIFLLVLLLFGAKRIPEVGKALGKGIREFKRASKEIRADVEVESREEEDGDDRTPPDREAPKG from the coding sequence ATGGGTTTGGGCGGAATCGGATTCCAAGAACTCCTGATCATCTTTCTTCTGGTGCTCCTGCTTTTCGGCGCCAAACGGATTCCCGAAGTGGGGAAGGCGCTCGGCAAGGGGATCCGGGAGTTCAAGCGCGCCTCCAAGGAGATCCGGGCGGACGTGGAGGTGGAGTCCCGTGAGGAGGAGGACGGCGACGACCGTACGCCTCCCGATCGGGAGGCGCCCAAAGGCTGA